In one Mauremys mutica isolate MM-2020 ecotype Southern chromosome 3, ASM2049712v1, whole genome shotgun sequence genomic region, the following are encoded:
- the FEZ2 gene encoding fasciculation and elongation protein zeta-2 isoform X2, which translates to MPVDWKSSHTRALHMPTLNLSEKGLNENLNLDLSDDEELREQLDMHSIIVSCISDEPLFTAEQVIEEIEEMMQESPDPEDEETPTQSDRLSMLSQEIQTLKRSSTNNSYEERVQKLSVAELNELLEEIETAIKDYSEELVQQLALRDELEFEKEVKNSFISVLIEVQNKQREHKETVKKKKKLKNGSPQNGKQERGHMPGTYLTTVIPYEKKSGPPCVEDLQTLTKILYAMKEDSEKVPSLLTDYILKVLCPT; encoded by the exons ATGCCAGTTGATTGGAAGTCCTCCCACACCAGAGCTTTGCATATGCCAACACTGAATCTCTCAGAAAAAGGG TTAAATGAAAATTTGAACCTTGACCTATCAGATGATGAAGAGCTTCGAGAACAGCTAGATATGCACTCTATCATAGTTTCCTGCATCAGTGATGAACCACTGTTCACAGCAGAGCAG GTGATTGAAGAAATAGAGGAAATGATGCAGGAATCACCTGACCCAGAAGACGAAGAAACACCCACACAATCAGACCGGCTCTCCATGCTTTCCCAGGAAATTCAAACACTCAAGAGGTCCAGTACAAACAACAGTTATGAAGAGA GAGTACAAAAACTGTCTGTTGCTGAACTAAATGAACTACTAGAAGAAATTGAGACTGCCATTAAGGATTATTCTGAGGAGCTGGTACAGCAGTTGGCTCTAAGGGATGAGCTGGAGTTTGAAAAGGAAGTGAAAAATAGCTTCATTTCTGTCCTCATCGAAGTACAAAACAAACAGAGAGAACACAAAGAAAcagtgaagaagaagaaaaagctgaAAAATGGTAGTCCTCAGAATGGCAAACAAGAAAGAGGTCATATGCCTGGAACA TACTTAACAACAGTCATTCCTTATGAGAAGAAAAGTGGACCCCCCTGTGTTGAAGATCTACAAACATTAACCAAAA TTCTTTATGCTATGAAAGAGGACAGCGAGAAAGTGCCAAGCTTATTAACAGACTACATTTTAAAGG
- the FEZ2 gene encoding fasciculation and elongation protein zeta-2 isoform X1 codes for MAAASQRDPGDWQDFSGFQPPAGSSPEPGRAGDTWGPGDLGDKLLLCFKPPPPRDGGSESRVPPRPLSEQSALQEDEIWNALTDNYGNVMPVDWKSSHTRALHMPTLNLSEKGLNENLNLDLSDDEELREQLDMHSIIVSCISDEPLFTAEQVIEEIEEMMQESPDPEDEETPTQSDRLSMLSQEIQTLKRSSTNNSYEERVQKLSVAELNELLEEIETAIKDYSEELVQQLALRDELEFEKEVKNSFISVLIEVQNKQREHKETVKKKKKLKNGSPQNGKQERGHMPGTYLTTVIPYEKKSGPPCVEDLQTLTKILYAMKEDSEKVPSLLTDYILKVLCPT; via the exons ATGGCGGCGGCCTCGCAGCGGGACCCCGGGGACTGGCAGGATTTCTCCGGCTTCCAGCCCCCCGCAGGGAGCAGccccgagccgggccgggccggggacaCTTGGGGGCCCGGAGACCTGGGGGACAAGCTGCTCCTCTGCTTCAAGCCACCCCCGCCTCGGGACGGCGGCAGCGAGAGCCGGGTCCCGCCGCGGCCCCTCAGCGAGCAGAGCGCCCTACAGGAAGACGa GATTTGGAATGCTTTGACTGATAATTATGGTAATGTAATGCCAGTTGATTGGAAGTCCTCCCACACCAGAGCTTTGCATATGCCAACACTGAATCTCTCAGAAAAAGGG TTAAATGAAAATTTGAACCTTGACCTATCAGATGATGAAGAGCTTCGAGAACAGCTAGATATGCACTCTATCATAGTTTCCTGCATCAGTGATGAACCACTGTTCACAGCAGAGCAG GTGATTGAAGAAATAGAGGAAATGATGCAGGAATCACCTGACCCAGAAGACGAAGAAACACCCACACAATCAGACCGGCTCTCCATGCTTTCCCAGGAAATTCAAACACTCAAGAGGTCCAGTACAAACAACAGTTATGAAGAGA GAGTACAAAAACTGTCTGTTGCTGAACTAAATGAACTACTAGAAGAAATTGAGACTGCCATTAAGGATTATTCTGAGGAGCTGGTACAGCAGTTGGCTCTAAGGGATGAGCTGGAGTTTGAAAAGGAAGTGAAAAATAGCTTCATTTCTGTCCTCATCGAAGTACAAAACAAACAGAGAGAACACAAAGAAAcagtgaagaagaagaaaaagctgaAAAATGGTAGTCCTCAGAATGGCAAACAAGAAAGAGGTCATATGCCTGGAACA TACTTAACAACAGTCATTCCTTATGAGAAGAAAAGTGGACCCCCCTGTGTTGAAGATCTACAAACATTAACCAAAA TTCTTTATGCTATGAAAGAGGACAGCGAGAAAGTGCCAAGCTTATTAACAGACTACATTTTAAAGG